In Corallococcus caeni, the genomic stretch AGCGCGGGCGACGCGGCCGTGTACGACCTGTCCTGGCTGCCGGAGAAGGGCGCCGGCAAGCCGCCCGAGGTGAAGGCGCCGCCGCCCCGGAGCCCCGAGCCGAGGAGCTGAGCGGGCCCTATATTCGGCCCATGCTCCGTCTGACGAAAACCGCCGTGGTGGTGCTCGCGCTGGCCCTCGCTTCCGGGGCGCTGGCCGCGAGCGGCAGTCCCCAGCTCCAGACCTACTTCCAGGGCTCGGTGGACAGCCCCGCCTACCAGCAGCAGGCCTTCCAGCGCGTCGCGAAGGCCTGGAAGCAGCCGGGCCCCAAGGGCACACCGGCCCTGGGCAAGAAGACCATCGTGCAGGCCGTGCTCGACAAGGACGGCAAGCTGGTCTCCACCGCCATCCTCACGGAGTCCGGCGCCAAGGCGTGGGACGCCGCCGCGCTGGCCGCGGTGAAGAAGGCGGCGCCCTTCCCGCCGCTGCCCAAGAGCACCACGGCCGCCACGGTGGAGGCGCACTTCCACTTCGCGTGGGTCAGCTCACCTTGATGACAATCTTCCCGAAGTGCGCGCCCTGCTTCATGTGCTCGAAGGCGGCGCGCGCCTCCGCGAAGGGGAACACGCGGTCCACCACCGGGTGGATGTCATTGAGCGCGAACGCGCGCGTGAGGGCCTCGAAGGACTGACGGTGCCCCACGAACACGCCCTGCACGCGCAGGTTCTGCATCAGGATGGGGACGAGCGACACGGAGCCCGCCCCACCGGAGAGCACGCCGATGACGGACACGGTGCCGCCCACGCGCACCGCCTTGAGTGACTTCTCGAAGGTGCCCGAGCCCCCCACCTCCACCACGTGGTCCACGCCCACGCCGCCGGTGAGCGTGCGCACCGCCTTCTCCCAGTCTGGCGTGGTGACGTAGTTGATGCCCTCCTGCGCGCCCAGCTTCAGGGCCCGCTCCAGCTTGTCGTCGCGGCTGGACGTGACGATGACGTGCGCGCCGAACAGCCGGGCAATCTGCAGCGCGAAGATGGACACGCCGCCCGTGCCCTGGACCAGCACCGTGTCGCCGGCCTTGAGCCCGCCCTGCGTGACGAGCGCGCTCCACGCCGTCACCGCCGCGCACGGCAGCGTGGCGGCCTCCTCGTCGGACAGGTACGCGGGCGTGGGCACCACGCCGTCCTCGTGCAGGAGCACCGTGTCCGCGAGCGCGCCGTCCAGCGGCCCGCCCAGCGTGGTGGCGGTGATGGCCTTCGTGGGCTCACCGGCCTGCCATCCCTGCGCGAACAGCGTCATCACCCGGTCGCCGGGCTTCACGCGGGTGACACCCGGCCCCACCGCGTCCACCACGCCCGCGCCGTCCGAGTTGGGCACCAGCGGCAGCTTCTGGCGCGGGTTGTAGCGGCCCTCCACCATCATGAGGTCGCGCGAGTTGAGGCTCGTGGCCTTCACGCGCACGCGCACCTGGAAGGGGCCGGGCGTGGGGTCTGGCCGCTCCGCGCGCACCAGGTTCTCCAGGCCGAAGGCACCGCGAATCTCGTAGACGTTCATGACGCACGACCTTAGAGGCAGAACTCCACACCGAACAGGACCCCGCCATGTCACTGCTCCAGAAGTTGATGGAACACCCATCGCTCCATGATCCCTGCGGGACGGCCGCGAAGCGGGCCCACCTCAAGGCCAGCCTTCCGCCCTCCGTCGCGACGAAGCAGGTGGACGGCGACCTGAGGCTCTCCGAAGGCGAGGACCTCCTCGTCGAAGAGGGCCGCCTCCACGTGAAGGGGCACCTCCTCCTGGACGACCAGTCCCGCCTGCTGGTCGCGGGGGACGTGGTGGTGGAGGGCAACATCGTCCACGAAGGGATCGACTACGCCCTGCTCTTCGCGGGCGGCTCCATCCAGGCGGACAACCTCCTCTTCCACGGAGAGCTGGTCGCGCTGGAAGGCCTCAGCCTGCGCGGCGCGGCATGGACCTACTTCAATGATTACTCCACCTACGCCGACACGCTGACGGCCCGCGCGGTGGTGGCGGACGACCGCGCGGACGCCGTGGACCGGCTCCACGCGGAAGCGCACCTCCATGGTCACTCCCGGGTCATCGCCGCGGCGCTGGAGCAGCTGCTGCACCCCGAGGCATGGGACAGGTACCAGGAGGGCTCCTACACCGCGCTGGCGAAGCACCTGCGCCAGGGCCAGCGGCTGCTGCGCGACTCACCTCCGCGACGCAAATAGTTGCCCGGGGCACCTGGGAAGTCCTTCTTCACGAAATGCGACCCCAGCATCTTCGTAGCGTCTTTCCAAGACAGGAGGTATTTCCCATATGACGCGTTTCTTCGGTCGTCCCCTGGTGCTCGCCTGTGCGCTGGCGCTGGGGCTGCAAGCGTGTGGTGGCAGTGAGCTTCCCTTGGAGGCGGCGGCCCCGAGCGCGCCGGAAGTCCAGGCGCAATCCCTCACACAGGACGCGGCGCCGGACATCCTGGCCCAATTGCAGGCGGTTCCCGGCCTCACGGTGGTGCAGGAGCGGCCCGCACCCGCGCCGGGCATCCGGTTCTTCGTGCTGAGCTATGAGCAGCCGGCGGACCACCTGCACCCGAATGGCACGCGCTTCCAGCAGCGGATGACGCTGCTCTTCCGGAGCGCGGAGGCGCCCACGGTGCTGGCCAGCACGGGGTATGGCATCAGCACGTTCCCGTATCAGACGGAGCCCACCTACCTGGTGCAGGGCAACCAGCTGCTGGTGGAGCACCGCTTCTTCACGCCCTCCATCCCGCAGCCCGCGAACTGGAGGCTGCTGAGCATCGAGCAGGCGGCCGCGGACCACCACCGCATCGTCCAGGCCCTCAAGCCGCTCTTCCCGGGCAAGTGGATCAGCACCGGCGGCAGCAAGGGCGGCATGACGTCGCTCTACCACCGGGCGTTCTTCCCGCGCGACGTGGACGCCACGGTGGCCTACGTGGCGCCCAACAGCTACGGCACGCAGGACCCGCGCTACGTGAAGTTCCTGGGCAAGCTGGGCACGCCCGAGTGCCGTGAGGCCATCCGCGTCTTCCAGCGCGAGGTGCTGGAGCGGCGCGCGGAGGTGGAGCCCCTCTTCCAGGCCGCGGGCGCGGCGTATGGCCGGACCTACGACTTCCTGGGCGTGGACAAGGCGCTGGAGTTCACCGTCCTCGAGTTCGCCTTCGCGTTCTGGCAGTACGGCGACGCGTCGCTGTGCGACCTGCTCCCCCCGAAGGGCGGCCCCGCGCAGGGGCTGGTGGACCTGATGGATGACGTCGTGGGCATCACGTACATGAGCGACGGCGACCTGGACTACTACGCGCCCTACGACTTCCAGGCCGCCACGCAGCTGGGCAGCTACGCGTCCGCGGAGGAGCACCTGCGCGGCGTCCAGCGCTATCCCCGGGGCTATGACCCGCGGGCGCTCGTGCCCTTCGACATGAAGCCATATCCCTTCAACCCCTTCGCCATGCCGCTCGTGGAGGGCTGGGTGAAGGCGTTCGGCGAGCGCATCCTGCTGGTCTACGGAGAGAACGACCCGTGGTCCACGGGCGCGTTCAGCGTGAGCGCGCGCAATGACTCGTACCGGTTCTTCGAGCCGGGCGGCAATCACAGCGCCCGCATCACCGGCCTGCCGGAGGCGGACCAGGCCGTGGCGCTGGAGCGGCTGCGGACCTGGGCGGGGCTGCCGGCGGAGGACACCGCGACCCTGGGCCTGCGCGCCCGGAGCGTGAAGGCCGCGGAGCTGCCCGTCACCACGGGCGTGGTGGACCGCCGCCGCGGCCCGCCGCGCGACTGACCTTCAGGCCCTTTCGGCTGTCACCTCGCGGGCCACGTCGAGGAAGGCGCGGAACGCGGGGGACACCTGGGCGCGGCTGGGGAAGTAGAGGAACAACCCCTCCTGCCACGCCGCGTACGGTTCCAGGACGAGCTTCAGGGTGCCGCGCTTGAGGCGCGGCACGAGGGTGGGCTCAAAGGCATACATGAGGCCCAGGCCCGCCTCCGCCATCGCCACCAGCACCCCTTCGTGGGCGGCGAGCACGGGGCCTCGCACCGGGATGCGCCAGGTCTTCTTGCCGCGCTCCAGCTCCCACGCGTACCGGGCTCCCGTGGAGGGCAGGCGGATGTTCAGGCAGTCGTGGTCCAGCAGCTCCTCAGGGCGCTGGGGAGTGCCCCTGCGCTTGAGGTACGCGGGAGCCCCCACGACGACGTAGCGGAAGCGCTTGGACAGGCGGACCTGCACCATGTCCCGCTCGACGATCTCGAACGGGCGGATGCCCGCGTCCAGCCCCTCCGCCACGATGTCCACCATCCGGTCCTCGATGCGCAGGTCCACCTCCACCTGGGGATGGCGCTGGGCGAAGCGCAGCAGGATGGGGGTGACGACGGTGGCCAGGGAGATTCCAGGCACGGACAGCCGCACGCGCCCCGTCACCTCGCCCGCGCTGGCGGTGGCCGCCTCCAGGGCCTCCAGCGCCTGCTCCACGGAAGGTCCCGCGCGCTCCAGCAGCCGCTGCCCCGCGTCCGTCAGCGCCACGCTGCGAGTCGTCCGGGTGAGCAGCGGCACGCCCAGCCGGGCCTCCAGCTGGCGCACCTGCTGACTCAGCGCGGACGGCGAGATGCCCAGCTCCACGGCCGCCGCCGCGAAGCTGCGCCGGCGTCCCACGGCGAGGAAGGCATTCAGGGCGTTGAGGGGAGTGGAGGCCATTCGGAAGTTTTCCGACATGCCGCGTGCGGATTCCATCCGTTTCTCGAATGAGGCTTCCAGCGCATGTTTCCGGGCGTCACGCGGTACCACCCCAGGAGCACTGCCCATGATTCCCGCTCGCGGTTACGCGGCCCCGGACGCCCGGTCCCCGCTCGCCCCCTTCTCCTTCGAGCGCCGCGAGCCCGGCCCTCGCGACGTCCAGTTGGAGATCCTCTACTGCGGCGTCTGCCACACGGACCTGCACATGGCCCGCGACGACTGGGGCTTCTCGCCATACCCGCTGGTGCCGGGGCACGAAATCGTGGGCCGCGTGGTGCGCGTGGGCCGCGACGTGACGAGGTTCCGGCCGGGGGACCTGGCGGGCGTGGGCACGATGGTGGATTCGTGCCGCGCCTGCGCGGACTGCCAGGACGGGTATGAGCAGTACTGCAAGGTCCGCGGCGTGCTGACCTACGGCAGCCCCGAGCAGGACGGAAAGGCCTTCACGCAGGGCGGCTATTCGGACAGCGTCGTGGTGGACGAGCACTTCGCGCTGAAGGTGCCCGCGAACCTGGACCCCGCGGCGGTGGCGCCGCTCCTGTGCGCGGGCATTACCACGTACTCACCGCTGCGCCACTGGAAGGTGGGGCCGGGCCAGAAGGTCGGCGTGGTGGGGCTGGGCGGGCTGGGGCACCTGGGCGTGAAGTTCGCGCTGGCGCTGGGCGCGCACGTCACCGTGTTCAGCCACACCGACCGCAAGAAGCAGGACGCGCTGCGGCTGGGCGCTCACGAGGTGGTGGTGTCGTCGAGGCCGGAGGAGCTGGCGGCGAAGGCGAACTCGCTCGACTTCATCCTCGACACGGTGTCCGCGGCCCATGACGTCAACGCCTACCTGGGGCTGCTGCGGCGCGACGGGCACCTGGTGCTGGTGGGCTTCCCGGCGAAGCCGCTGGAGGTGGCGCCCATCTCGCTGCTCTCCCGCCGCGCCAGCTTCTCCGGCTCCGGCACCGGCGGCCTGCCGGAGACGCAGGCGATGCTCGACTTCTGCGGCGAGCACGGCATCGTCTCCGACATCGAACTCATTCCCATCCAGGCCATCAACGAAGCGTTCACGCGACTGGAGAAGGGCGACGTGAGGTACCGCTTCGTCATCGACCTCAAGAGCCTGAAATAGGCCCGGCCCCTTTCAATCCCTGGCGCAAGCACAAGCAGCGCGCGAAGCCTCGCGCCTCAGGGGGACCGCATGGCAGGCGTCATCCACCTCGACAGCGTGACCGACGACCACGGGGGTGCTCGAACTTCGAGCACCATCCCGCCAAGGTCCGGGGCAAGACCTGGCCGACCACCGAGCACTTCTTGCAGGCCCGGAAGCTCAAGAATGCCTCGGACCAGGAGGAGCCCCGCGGGGCCAGCTCCCCGATGCTGGCGGCGTGCATGGGCCGCAACCGCAAGCCTCGCCGCGACTGAAAGTCCGTGAAGGTGGCGGTGATGCGGGAGGCGCTCCAGGCGAAGTTCTCCCAACATGAGGACCTCGCACGCCTGCTCCGGGCCACTGGCGACAAAGCGGGTGGAGCAAACGGAGAACGACGTCCACTGGGGCGACGGAGGAGACGGCAGCGGCAGCAACATGCGGGGCCGCCTCCTCATGGAGCTGCGTGAAGCGGCCAGGTAGGCCGCCAACGGTTCGCCCCAAGCGCCTCCGCGACGGCGAGCATCTCGCGGAGCGCATCGGTGAGCCGCGACGGAGTGTTCGCGCCGACGCCAAGGCAGGGCGCCACGGAAAGAGGCCGCCTGCCGGGCGCGCTCTCCAGAAACCTGTCCGACTGTCGGACACGTTTGCGCCACATGGGGCCCAGCCCGCGAACGTGTCCGACTGTCCGACCGGTTCGCGCCGTTCGGTCCCGGAGAGGGTCCCCGCATGGAAGACAACGCGTGCGGTGGGGCAGCGCGTCCATGTCAGACCCCCATGGTTGGATGGCGACGCTGGAACGAGAAGGGGGATGAGGATGGGGCGGGGCGGACTCGTGGCGTACGTGGAAGCGCAGCTTGAGCGCGACATCATGCAGGGGCGGCTGCCGCCAGGCGGGCAGTTCGGCTCGGAAGCGAAGCTGGCGCGGCACTATGAGACCTGCCGGGGCACCATTCGCGAAGCACTGCGGCGGCTGGCGGCGCGGGGGCTGGTGGTGCAACGCCCCGGACGCAAGACGCGAGCAGTGGCGCTGGATGAGTCGCTGACGCTGGAGAACCTGGGGCTGGCACTGCATGACGCGCGCACCCCGGAAGCCCGGTGGCTCCTGGAGAGCGCCTTCAGCCTCAAGCGGCAGGTGCTGCTGGAGCTCCTGAGCGACTGCTGCGCGAGGGGCTCTGAGCTGGACCTGAACCGGCTGGCGGACGCGTGCTACAAGTTGCAGGACGCGGCACACTGGGAGTCAGGGGCCTGGTGCGCGCAGGTGGAATTCGAGTTGCTGCGGCTGGCGGCCAGGGTGGCGGAGCGTCCCGGGTACGTGCTCCTCGTTCAGTCCCTGCAGCGGGCCTTCCTGGGAGGCGTGGCCCAACTGCTGCCCCTCATGGGCGGAGAGCTGCTACGCGAGTGGGCCTGGTGCGCGATGAGGGCCCTGGGAGAGCGCGACGCGCTGGCCCTCCAGCACAAGCTGCCGGTACTGATGAAGGCGTGCGATGAGCGCGTGCTCGCGCAATTCGCGCCTGCCGTCCCCGAAGCGCACCGCGCCCAGGACTGCCTCCTCGACGCTCCCGCACCGGTAGTCGCGCCTGCTGCGTCAGCTGCCGCGCAAGACGAGGAGCTGGCGACACACCCTGATGGTGAGGAGCACGTCCCTTGCGGCCTCGCGACAGCGACCGCGCGGGAGACGCACCCTGACATCGAGGCGCCGGGCCTCGGCCACCTTGCGCCCGCTTCCGAGGCCATCGGGGACCTCAAGGTTGCGCCCCGCCCCCATGCGGAAACCCTCCCCATGGAACCGGACAGCGAGGCGCTGTTTCCAGCGCCCGCCGGGTTCGACTCCAGCGAGCCTGATGAAGTGTGCGTCAGGGACATGCAGGGCGCGGTCTTGGGAGTCCTGTCCGGCTGCCGGGCAGGTCGGGGCACCTCGTCTCCGATGGGGGACCCGCAGTTCGAGCCTCCATCCACCGGCGCCCTCGGGCACACCGGGGGAGCGGTGCGCAACGAGGGGGGACTGCTCCACGCCATCCTGGGCCGCCTTCGCCGGGGGGCTGCGCGCCTGCTCAGGAAGGCGTCACGCGCATGGCGAGCATCGGGCGGTACACCGCCCGGTAGGACCAGGCGAGGAACAGCTCCGCCGCCAGGAGCATGACCGCCAGGCCCAGGCCCGCCGGCGCGAGGAGGGCGTGCGTCAGGAAGATGTTCACGATGACCGGCGCGATGATCGCCAGCGCCAGCGGGACGAAGCGGTTGGACAGCAGCAGCAACCCAGCCACCGTCTCCGTGCCCTTCACCAGCCAGAACAGGAAGCCCGTCGCCTTCATCGCGATGCCGAAGGCCACCGCCGGATCCGCCGGGTTCAGGTCCTTGGGCGTGGGGATGAACTCC encodes the following:
- a CDS encoding TonB family protein, translated to MLRLTKTAVVVLALALASGALAASGSPQLQTYFQGSVDSPAYQQQAFQRVAKAWKQPGPKGTPALGKKTIVQAVLDKDGKLVSTAILTESGAKAWDAAALAAVKKAAPFPPLPKSTTAATVEAHFHFAWVSSP
- a CDS encoding zinc-dependent alcohol dehydrogenase family protein, giving the protein MNVYEIRGAFGLENLVRAERPDPTPGPFQVRVRVKATSLNSRDLMMVEGRYNPRQKLPLVPNSDGAGVVDAVGPGVTRVKPGDRVMTLFAQGWQAGEPTKAITATTLGGPLDGALADTVLLHEDGVVPTPAYLSDEEAATLPCAAVTAWSALVTQGGLKAGDTVLVQGTGGVSIFALQIARLFGAHVIVTSSRDDKLERALKLGAQEGINYVTTPDWEKAVRTLTGGVGVDHVVEVGGSGTFEKSLKAVRVGGTVSVIGVLSGGAGSVSLVPILMQNLRVQGVFVGHRQSFEALTRAFALNDIHPVVDRVFPFAEARAAFEHMKQGAHFGKIVIKVS
- a CDS encoding S28 family serine protease; translation: MTRFFGRPLVLACALALGLQACGGSELPLEAAAPSAPEVQAQSLTQDAAPDILAQLQAVPGLTVVQERPAPAPGIRFFVLSYEQPADHLHPNGTRFQQRMTLLFRSAEAPTVLASTGYGISTFPYQTEPTYLVQGNQLLVEHRFFTPSIPQPANWRLLSIEQAAADHHRIVQALKPLFPGKWISTGGSKGGMTSLYHRAFFPRDVDATVAYVAPNSYGTQDPRYVKFLGKLGTPECREAIRVFQREVLERRAEVEPLFQAAGAAYGRTYDFLGVDKALEFTVLEFAFAFWQYGDASLCDLLPPKGGPAQGLVDLMDDVVGITYMSDGDLDYYAPYDFQAATQLGSYASAEEHLRGVQRYPRGYDPRALVPFDMKPYPFNPFAMPLVEGWVKAFGERILLVYGENDPWSTGAFSVSARNDSYRFFEPGGNHSARITGLPEADQAVALERLRTWAGLPAEDTATLGLRARSVKAAELPVTTGVVDRRRGPPRD
- a CDS encoding LysR family transcriptional regulator; this encodes MASTPLNALNAFLAVGRRRSFAAAAVELGISPSALSQQVRQLEARLGVPLLTRTTRSVALTDAGQRLLERAGPSVEQALEALEAATASAGEVTGRVRLSVPGISLATVVTPILLRFAQRHPQVEVDLRIEDRMVDIVAEGLDAGIRPFEIVERDMVQVRLSKRFRYVVVGAPAYLKRRGTPQRPEELLDHDCLNIRLPSTGARYAWELERGKKTWRIPVRGPVLAAHEGVLVAMAEAGLGLMYAFEPTLVPRLKRGTLKLVLEPYAAWQEGLFLYFPSRAQVSPAFRAFLDVAREVTAERA
- a CDS encoding NAD(P)-dependent alcohol dehydrogenase gives rise to the protein MIPARGYAAPDARSPLAPFSFERREPGPRDVQLEILYCGVCHTDLHMARDDWGFSPYPLVPGHEIVGRVVRVGRDVTRFRPGDLAGVGTMVDSCRACADCQDGYEQYCKVRGVLTYGSPEQDGKAFTQGGYSDSVVVDEHFALKVPANLDPAAVAPLLCAGITTYSPLRHWKVGPGQKVGVVGLGGLGHLGVKFALALGAHVTVFSHTDRKKQDALRLGAHEVVVSSRPEELAAKANSLDFILDTVSAAHDVNAYLGLLRRDGHLVLVGFPAKPLEVAPISLLSRRASFSGSGTGGLPETQAMLDFCGEHGIVSDIELIPIQAINEAFTRLEKGDVRYRFVIDLKSLK
- a CDS encoding FadR/GntR family transcriptional regulator; amino-acid sequence: MRMGRGGLVAYVEAQLERDIMQGRLPPGGQFGSEAKLARHYETCRGTIREALRRLAARGLVVQRPGRKTRAVALDESLTLENLGLALHDARTPEARWLLESAFSLKRQVLLELLSDCCARGSELDLNRLADACYKLQDAAHWESGAWCAQVEFELLRLAARVAERPGYVLLVQSLQRAFLGGVAQLLPLMGGELLREWAWCAMRALGERDALALQHKLPVLMKACDERVLAQFAPAVPEAHRAQDCLLDAPAPVVAPAASAAAQDEELATHPDGEEHVPCGLATATARETHPDIEAPGLGHLAPASEAIGDLKVAPRPHAETLPMEPDSEALFPAPAGFDSSEPDEVCVRDMQGAVLGVLSGCRAGRGTSSPMGDPQFEPPSTGALGHTGGAVRNEGGLLHAILGRLRRGAARLLRKASRAWRASGGTPPGRTRRGTAPPPGA
- a CDS encoding DoxX family membrane protein, with protein sequence MDAALSSSTPEVEATPKKKSFARHLPTAARVFMGLVFFVFGLNGFLEFIPTPKDLNPADPAVAFGIAMKATGFLFWLVKGTETVAGLLLLSNRFVPLALAIIAPVIVNIFLTHALLAPAGLGLAVMLLAAELFLAWSYRAVYRPMLAMRVTPS